A segment of the Synechococcus sp. CBW1002 genome:
GCTCTATCGGCCCCTCGGCATGGACCGCACCAGCTCCCGCCATGCCGACTGGCTGGCCCAGCCCAACCGTGCCGTGCTGCATAGGCAGCAGGGGGAGCGGTGGCAGGCCCTGTTCGACCGGGATGCGGATGTGCAGTCGCCGGCCGGTGGGGCGAGTGCTTCGGTGCGGGATCTGGCCCGTTGGATGACGCTGCAGCTGGCCGATGGACGCTTCGCGGGCCAGCAGGTGGTGGCGGCCGAGGCGCTGGCTGAAACCCATCGGCCCCAGATGGTGAGCAAGGCGCCGGCCGATCCCGCCCGCGACCATGCCGGCCTCTACGGCCTTGGCTGGGGTGTGGGCTACGACGACCAGGGCCAGGTGCAGCTCAGCCACTCCGGTGCCTTCTTCCTTGGGGCCGCCACCACGGTGGTGCTGCTGCCGGCCCAGAAGATCGGCATCGTGGTGCTCAGCAACGGCCAGCCGGTGGGGGCGGTGGAAGCGTTGGCGCGCAGCTTCGTGGATCTGGTGCGGACGGGCACGATTCGGCGCGACTACCTGCCGGAGTTCGGCAAGGCCTTCGCCGCGATGATGGCCCAGCCCTATCCAGCGGTGGTGATCCCCCAGAGCCCGCAACCGGCGCGGCCGCCTGCGGCGTACACCGGCAGCTACGCCAACGATTACGTGGGCACCGCGGTGGTGCGCCTGGCGGGCAGCGGTGTGGCGCCTGGTGGTGCTGCTGGCGCAGGCAGCAACCTGGTGCTGGAGCTCGGCCCTGCCCGCCGGCCCTTTGCCCTGGAGCACGTCAGCGGCGACACCTTCCGTTATCAGCCCACCGGTGAGAACGCCGACGGGGCCAGCGCCGTGGTCTTTGCGCCCGGACCCGGCGGCCGTGCCACCAGCGTGCGGATCGACAACCTCAACCTCCAGGGTCAGGGGACCCTGCGGCGCCAGGATCCCTGAAGCGCCGTCCCAGCCGCCGTGACCTCCTCCTCCGTTCTGCAGGGTCCTCCCCTGGCCTGCCACACCCCGTTGGAGCAGTTGCTGCAACGCGGGCTCCAGCACCCTGATCCCAGGCGGCCGGCCCTGATCAGCCGGCGGGGGGTGATCGGCTGGCAGGAGCTGGATCGCCACATCGCCCGACTGGCCGGCCACTACCTCCGCCTCGGCCTGCAGCGCGGCGACCGGGTCGCGTCGCTGCTGCCGAACCGGCTGGCGGTGATGCTGCATCTGCTGGCCTGTCTGCGGGCCGGCCTGGTGGCCACCCCTCTGAACTACCGCTACACGCCGGCGGAGCTCGATTACGCCCTCGAGCTCAGCGGCGCCCGGCTGCTGCTGTTCCATGCCGAGCGGCTCGCCGATGTGGCCGCCAGTGTCCAGGCCGCTGCCCTGCCCCTGGGCACCCTGATCTATGGCGCTGAGTCGGCTGGACTCGTTGGCGGTCGAGGTTGCGGTGGCGAGCCGCTGGTGGTGGAAGGCCTGAGTCGGCCGCCCCGTTGCTTCGAGGATCTGCTGCTCCCTTCGCCGGCTGGCCTGCCGCCGGAGGTTGCTGGGGCAGGCCTGGCGGATCCCACGGAGCACCACGACGACGACCCGGCCATCCTCTATTTCACCTCTGGCAGCACGGCCCGGCCCAAGGGCGTCACCCACAGCCGCCGCAGCCTCGCCGCCGTGCTCTCCAGCACCGCCCAGGGGCTGGGCTTCACGCCAGACGACAACTACCTGGCCGGCACCTCCATGGCCCACATCGGTGGCTCCACCAGTGCCCTGGCCGCCCTGCTGGCGGGCAGCACCGTGGTGCTCGCCCGCAGCAGCGACAGCGAAGAGATCCGCTGGCTGCTCGAGCAGACCAACCCCACGGTGCTGAAGCTGCTGCCGGCGGCCCTGTTCGCCCTGGTGCGCGATCCGGCGATCCGGCCCGCCGATTTCGCCAGCCTGCGGTTGTGCGTGTCCGGCGGGGATCACATCCCGTCGGAGCTGC
Coding sequences within it:
- a CDS encoding serine hydrolase, which translates into the protein MDGGLAALRRLGGLLGLVVLVGPLAAAPAAEAQVQAQAQAQVQAQVQARLVAALARLDTLAADTLRRTGVPGLAIAVVADGEVVFAQGFGRRQVDRPDPVDADTVFQLASLSKPLVTTVVAALVGDGPLAWDTPVRRYVPELRLGPPAIADAVTLRDLFSHRSGLPDHAGDDLEDIGFGRIAVIERLRFLPLDNRFRASYAYTNLGFTAAAEAAARSTGRSWEEISAERLYRPLGMDRTSSRHADWLAQPNRAVLHRQQGERWQALFDRDADVQSPAGGASASVRDLARWMTLQLADGRFAGQQVVAAEALAETHRPQMVSKAPADPARDHAGLYGLGWGVGYDDQGQVQLSHSGAFFLGAATTVVLLPAQKIGIVVLSNGQPVGAVEALARSFVDLVRTGTIRRDYLPEFGKAFAAMMAQPYPAVVIPQSPQPARPPAAYTGSYANDYVGTAVVRLAGSGVAPGGAAGAGSNLVLELGPARRPFALEHVSGDTFRYQPTGENADGASAVVFAPGPGGRATSVRIDNLNLQGQGTLRRQDP
- a CDS encoding class I adenylate-forming enzyme family protein codes for the protein MTSSSVLQGPPLACHTPLEQLLQRGLQHPDPRRPALISRRGVIGWQELDRHIARLAGHYLRLGLQRGDRVASLLPNRLAVMLHLLACLRAGLVATPLNYRYTPAELDYALELSGARLLLFHAERLADVAASVQAAALPLGTLIYGAESAGLVGGRGCGGEPLVVEGLSRPPRCFEDLLLPSPAGLPPEVAGAGLADPTEHHDDDPAILYFTSGSTARPKGVTHSRRSLAAVLSSTAQGLGFTPDDNYLAGTSMAHIGGSTSALAALLAGSTVVLARSSDSEEIRWLLEQTNPTVLKLLPAALFALVRDPAIRPADFASLRLCVSGGDHIPSELQTEFRAVAGFPVNELYGMSEVGMVILNPPGQALRPGSLGRPGPGVAMDLRRPDGSSCAPGEAGDLWIRTDGCMSGYWNNPEATAAVLVDGWLASGDVMQADADGYLWFDGRRKQIIVHDSSNICPQDVEDVLLEHPAVAGAGVVGIHDLVHGEDVRAYICLRGPVADRQALERELIGFARDRIGYKAPEQIVVLDDLPLNATGKVDRLALKRMAESEATPRSGAAPIDQVAPTDLAST